The Streptococcus sp. 29896 genome includes a region encoding these proteins:
- a CDS encoding Lin0368 family putative glycerol transporter subunit, translating to MTIQQAIATVVGAFIFPFVIRMMWGKMVDSWGPIGGWVAAAMIVGTIWTLNHGVGLMTQSGDVWVDMGLAAGVGVFVASAARGGKIGKAKGNILAAVVGGLIGGLLLSFIL from the coding sequence ATGACAATTCAACAAGCAATTGCAACTGTTGTTGGTGCATTTATCTTTCCCTTCGTCATTCGAATGATGTGGGGAAAAATGGTGGATAGCTGGGGCCCGATCGGTGGTTGGGTAGCAGCAGCCATGATTGTTGGTACCATCTGGACCTTGAATCATGGAGTTGGTTTAATGACCCAATCCGGTGACGTTTGGGTCGATATGGGACTTGCAGCTGGTGTTGGCGTCTTTGTGGCGTCGGCTGCAAGAGGTGGAAAAATTGGAAAAGCCAAAGGAAATATTCTAGCAGCAGTTGTTGGTGGTTTGATTGGCGGTTTGCTCCTCTCATTCATTTTATAG